From a region of the Mycobacteroides saopaulense genome:
- a CDS encoding MCE family protein, whose translation MKFRGPLIGLSVFMVIALAMTWLVYATLRREVAGSTNAYAAMFTDVTGLRDGDDVRIAGVRVGRVESVAIDGDLAKVDFRVQTEQPLYGNTIATITYQNIVGQRYLGLSMGKTGSTDRLKPGSVIPVEQTEPSFDIGMLLHGFEPLFSVLDPTEVDNLTDGVVKSLQGDTGSIVGLVDQTSQLTETFAGRDKVLDDVITNLNGLTKTLAGQNKNLDSVLTHTREMVAILDNRRAALVDSVGSTGFAVRRLSKISDTVYPQLNEILHREPGFVSHLNTVEPQLAFAGANLPLLLKGVARTTQEGAFINGYVCDLNITGFFPGLNDVVPIIVNAATPGNKAQYTPKCRNLADG comes from the coding sequence ATGAAGTTTCGTGGTCCGTTGATCGGGTTGTCGGTCTTCATGGTGATCGCCTTGGCCATGACCTGGCTGGTCTATGCCACATTGCGCCGTGAGGTGGCCGGGTCCACCAATGCCTACGCCGCGATGTTCACCGATGTCACCGGGCTGCGTGACGGGGACGATGTCCGCATCGCCGGCGTGCGCGTCGGGCGTGTCGAATCGGTTGCGATCGATGGTGACCTAGCCAAGGTGGACTTTCGGGTGCAGACCGAGCAACCGTTGTACGGCAACACGATTGCGACGATCACCTACCAGAACATCGTTGGTCAGCGCTATCTGGGGCTGTCGATGGGCAAGACGGGCAGCACGGATCGGCTCAAGCCGGGAAGCGTGATTCCGGTGGAGCAGACCGAGCCGTCCTTCGACATCGGAATGCTGCTGCACGGATTCGAGCCGCTTTTCAGCGTGCTGGACCCCACCGAGGTCGACAATCTCACCGACGGAGTCGTCAAGTCATTGCAAGGGGATACCGGCTCGATCGTCGGGTTGGTGGATCAGACCTCACAACTGACCGAGACCTTCGCGGGCCGCGACAAAGTTCTCGACGATGTGATCACGAACCTCAACGGGCTGACGAAAACTCTTGCCGGGCAGAACAAGAATCTGGACAGCGTGTTGACGCACACCCGGGAGATGGTGGCCATTCTGGACAATCGGCGCGCCGCACTGGTCGATTCGGTAGGGTCGACGGGATTCGCCGTGCGCCGGCTGTCGAAGATCTCGGACACGGTGTATCCGCAGCTCAACGAGATACTGCACCGGGAACCGGGATTCGTCAGTCACCTGAACACCGTCGAGCCGCAGCTAGCCTTCGCCGGAGCCAATCTGCCGCTGCTGTTGAAGGGCGTCGCACGTACCACCCAAGAGGGCGCCTTCATCAACGGATACGTCTGCGATCTCAACATAACCGGGTTTTTCCCGGGTCTCAACGACGTCGTTCCGATCATCGTCAATGCCGCCACACCTGGCAACAAGGCTCAATACACCCCGAAATGCAGGAACCTGGCAGATGGCTGA
- a CDS encoding MCE family protein: MNAMTKRAIWIAGALAVVAAIVVAAVGWTYLRERSNRLTITAQFESVSGLYPDNKVSVLGMPIGKVTKITSRGTYMEVEFTIDSKVKVPADAKAVTVSTSILTDRHIELTPVYRGGPTLKSGDIIGLDRTKTPVEFDRVLAMIDRLSKAMKGDGKGAGPLADVINNSTDALSGNGELMRSSLDELSKALRLSADGGALTRDQLTKIITRLSSLFEASARNDQNIREFSSTVRQLSQVLDQEQLGSGSTGKQLNNILLQAGSLLEQNRDAIKDSVGNSNQIAQAIYDNRRELSEGFDLLPLMADNVYNIVDPVNNVVRAHVPADRLLFDTQAAKEICNLMGLRQLGCSTGTLQDYGPDFGLTYVLDGLAAMGQK; this comes from the coding sequence ATGAACGCGATGACCAAACGAGCGATATGGATCGCGGGGGCACTGGCGGTGGTGGCCGCGATAGTGGTCGCTGCGGTGGGGTGGACCTATTTGCGTGAGCGGAGCAACAGGCTCACCATCACGGCTCAATTCGAGTCGGTCTCCGGGCTGTACCCGGACAACAAGGTGTCGGTGTTGGGTATGCCCATCGGCAAGGTCACCAAGATCACCTCGCGCGGCACCTACATGGAGGTGGAGTTCACGATCGACTCCAAGGTCAAGGTGCCGGCCGATGCCAAGGCCGTCACGGTGTCCACGTCGATCCTCACCGACCGCCATATCGAACTGACGCCTGTTTACCGGGGTGGGCCGACGCTCAAGAGCGGTGACATCATCGGGCTGGATCGCACCAAGACGCCCGTGGAGTTCGACCGGGTGCTGGCCATGATCGACAGGCTCTCGAAGGCCATGAAGGGCGACGGGAAGGGCGCCGGCCCGCTGGCAGATGTCATCAACAACAGCACCGACGCGCTGTCCGGGAACGGCGAGTTGATGCGGTCGTCCCTGGACGAGTTGTCCAAGGCGCTTCGGCTGAGTGCCGACGGCGGCGCCCTGACCCGCGACCAGTTGACCAAGATCATCACCCGGCTGAGCTCCCTGTTCGAGGCTTCGGCACGCAACGACCAGAACATCCGCGAGTTCTCCTCCACGGTGCGCCAGCTGTCTCAGGTGCTCGATCAGGAGCAGCTGGGATCGGGTAGTACCGGCAAGCAGCTCAACAACATTCTGCTGCAAGCTGGTTCACTTCTGGAACAGAACCGCGACGCCATCAAGGACTCGGTGGGCAACTCCAACCAGATCGCGCAGGCGATATACGACAACCGCAGGGAGCTGTCCGAGGGGTTCGACCTGCTTCCGTTGATGGCGGACAACGTCTACAACATCGTCGATCCGGTCAACAACGTGGTACGTGCCCATGTGCCGGCGGACCGGTTGTTGTTCGACACCCAGGCCGCCAAGGAAATCTGCAACCTCATGGGCCTGCGCCAATTGGGATGCAGCACAGGAACTCTGCAGGACTACGGACCCGACTTCGGGTTGACCTACGTACTCGACGGTCTCGCGGCGATGGGGCAGAAATGA
- a CDS encoding MlaD family protein, whose translation MAEPTVWQSLWRSISRRPVETYNKIWLGAIALAVIGALVGAMLLVKAIGIGYSHYTGEFLQAASLQPGANVSYAGVSVGEVTSVELAGDRIEVGMRVRDDIKLRKDAKASIKITTILGNQYVELRNGGDGTLPNRRIDLAHTDVPYDLQATLQDATSTFEQVDADKIAESTAILGKQLEGLPAVLPQAMENIQTLSSVISHRRDQLGTLLSSTELVAGTLQRQQGDIGKLIVQGRDLLGEFVSRQASFHSMMRAVTELVNVLNKIVVKDRRAVDALIADVKTFSNLIGGHDDLFRSLLQVTAVAARNFTNLTGYGNALELSAPGGLAVDSWMCAISGRAKQFNMIPYFKDCQ comes from the coding sequence ATGGCTGAACCTACCGTGTGGCAATCGTTATGGCGGAGCATCTCGCGTCGTCCCGTCGAGACGTACAACAAGATATGGCTGGGTGCGATAGCGCTGGCGGTCATCGGAGCCCTGGTGGGCGCGATGCTGCTGGTGAAGGCGATCGGCATCGGGTACAGCCATTACACCGGCGAGTTCTTACAGGCCGCGTCGCTACAGCCGGGGGCCAACGTGTCTTACGCGGGCGTGTCGGTGGGGGAAGTCACGAGCGTCGAGCTGGCGGGCGACCGTATCGAAGTCGGTATGCGGGTTCGCGACGACATCAAACTGCGCAAGGACGCCAAGGCATCGATCAAGATCACCACGATTCTGGGCAATCAGTACGTGGAGTTGCGTAACGGTGGCGACGGCACTCTGCCCAACCGCCGAATAGACCTGGCCCACACCGATGTTCCGTACGACCTGCAGGCCACGCTGCAGGACGCCACCTCGACCTTCGAACAAGTCGACGCCGACAAGATCGCGGAGTCGACGGCGATATTGGGCAAGCAGCTGGAGGGCTTGCCCGCAGTGCTGCCGCAGGCGATGGAGAACATTCAGACACTGTCGTCGGTGATATCGCATCGCCGCGATCAACTCGGCACGCTGCTGTCCAGCACGGAGTTGGTGGCGGGCACCCTGCAACGCCAGCAGGGGGATATCGGCAAGTTGATCGTCCAGGGGCGTGACCTGCTCGGCGAATTCGTTTCTCGGCAGGCGAGCTTCCACTCGATGATGCGTGCCGTGACCGAGCTGGTGAACGTCCTGAACAAGATCGTGGTCAAGGACCGACGTGCGGTCGACGCGCTCATCGCCGACGTGAAGACCTTCAGCAATTTGATCGGCGGTCACGACGACTTGTTCCGGAGCCTGCTGCAGGTGACGGCGGTCGCCGCGCGAAACTTCACCAACCTCACGGGCTACGGCAATGCACTCGAGCTGAGTGCTCCCGGCGGTCTCGCTGTGGATTCGTGGATGTGTGCGATCAGTGGAAGAGCCAAGCAGTTCAACATGATCCCGTACTTCAAGGACTGCCAATGA
- a CDS encoding MlaD family protein: MNRWQRLAGPSVVVAVLLTSGCSTNGLASLPLPAPGMSGGSYGLTALFTNILNLPSRAKVKLGGADVGEVDSMSTANYTAVVTMRIRSDVEIPKGTTVELRTATPLGDVFVSLKPPRPADPNAPLLRDGDTIGLDATTAAATVEAVLSSAAIIVNGGAVRNLTGTVNGLGRATGTNGQAFGDLIGKSNRLLGTINARSSQLDSALRDTAQLAAEMNTRHDTLSELLVAAAPATDTLSANASHIADLADQVGAVTKQLSKFPSIGGTDTSGRSVIADFNTLSASFNDIAVSPDTSLAALNRLMPPIVKIMAGSAFAARVSIDKIALGSIPDIGYKGDPGLHGPKRYDWAKLVGSFKYTLWRLQERVVGKGPDAPAIPMRPSPTEPGVIEPVPGAVPVPQEPPR, translated from the coding sequence ATGAATCGATGGCAAAGACTCGCGGGGCCGTCGGTGGTCGTTGCCGTGCTGCTGACGAGCGGATGCAGCACCAATGGTCTTGCCAGCCTGCCGCTTCCGGCGCCGGGCATGTCCGGTGGTTCGTACGGCTTGACGGCCTTGTTCACCAACATCTTGAACCTGCCATCGCGTGCCAAGGTGAAACTGGGCGGCGCCGATGTCGGCGAGGTCGACTCCATGAGCACCGCCAACTACACCGCCGTGGTCACGATGCGGATCCGTTCGGATGTCGAGATCCCCAAGGGCACGACGGTGGAGCTGCGTACCGCGACCCCGCTGGGTGACGTCTTCGTCTCGCTGAAACCGCCGAGACCGGCCGACCCCAACGCACCGCTGCTGCGGGACGGGGACACCATCGGCCTGGATGCGACCACGGCCGCCGCGACCGTGGAGGCCGTGCTGAGCTCGGCGGCGATCATCGTCAACGGTGGTGCGGTACGCAATCTCACGGGCACCGTCAATGGGCTGGGACGCGCGACGGGAACCAACGGTCAGGCGTTCGGCGATCTGATCGGCAAGTCGAATCGACTGCTGGGCACGATCAATGCCCGTTCCAGCCAGCTGGATTCGGCGTTGCGTGATACGGCCCAGCTTGCGGCCGAGATGAACACGCGCCACGACACGCTTTCGGAGCTGCTGGTCGCGGCTGCGCCCGCCACCGACACGCTCTCGGCCAATGCGTCGCATATCGCGGACCTGGCCGACCAGGTGGGCGCGGTGACCAAGCAGCTCTCCAAGTTCCCGTCGATCGGCGGCACCGACACCAGTGGCCGCAGCGTGATCGCCGACTTCAACACCTTGTCGGCCTCGTTCAACGACATCGCTGTCAGCCCCGACACCAGCCTTGCCGCACTGAATCGATTGATGCCTCCGATCGTGAAGATCATGGCCGGATCGGCATTCGCCGCTCGGGTGTCGATCGACAAGATCGCGCTCGGCTCCATTCCCGACATCGGGTACAAGGGCGATCCGGGGCTCCATGGGCCGAAGCGTTATGACTGGGCCAAACTCGTGGGTTCGTTCAAGTACACGCTGTGGCGCCTGCAGGAGCGCGTCGTGGGCAAGGGACCCGATGCCCCGGCAATTCCGATGCGCCCCAGCCCGACCGAGCCGGGAGTCATCGAGCCGGTGCCGGGTGCCGTGCCCGTACCTCAGGAGCCGCCGCGATGA
- a CDS encoding GntR family transcriptional regulator, which produces MKSPRVQTREIRRPQLSEEVAGRLRAAIMTGELRPGEYIRMDETAAQLGVSVTPVREALLTLRGEGLVEAVPHRGYMAAALSRADIEDIFALQAHLAVELAKSAARRITPEQIDTLADLNDTLRNAGSPELISVAEFEFHRFLNHVADRPKLAWFLLQATRYTPHMMFASADAWARHAVDAHDKLIAALRAGDLAEVVAQTEVQFVDGARRLIEYLDGAGMWSGG; this is translated from the coding sequence ATGAAATCTCCCCGGGTGCAGACCCGCGAAATCCGTAGGCCGCAGCTGTCCGAGGAAGTTGCCGGCCGGCTCCGGGCCGCGATCATGACCGGTGAGCTGCGCCCCGGCGAATACATCCGGATGGATGAGACGGCCGCCCAGCTGGGTGTGAGTGTCACCCCCGTCCGGGAGGCACTGCTGACGCTGCGCGGAGAAGGCCTGGTTGAGGCCGTCCCTCACCGCGGATACATGGCCGCCGCGTTGAGCCGGGCCGATATCGAAGACATCTTCGCGCTGCAGGCTCACCTCGCCGTGGAGCTGGCCAAGTCCGCGGCCCGACGCATAACCCCGGAACAGATCGATACCCTGGCAGATCTCAACGACACCCTGCGCAATGCCGGTTCACCCGAATTGATCTCGGTCGCGGAGTTCGAGTTCCACCGATTTCTCAATCATGTGGCCGATCGCCCCAAGCTGGCCTGGTTCTTGCTGCAGGCCACCCGGTACACACCACACATGATGTTCGCCTCGGCCGACGCGTGGGCGCGGCACGCGGTGGACGCGCACGACAAGCTCATCGCAGCACTGCGCGCGGGCGACCTGGCCGAGGTAGTTGCCCAAACCGAGGTTCAGTTCGTCGACGGCGCACGCCGCCTGATCGAATACCTAGACGGCGCCGGGATGTGGTCCGGGGGGTAA
- a CDS encoding MlaD family protein gives MPNSFETDGRGPSDRQLLLCGVAIAVVAALVGTALIIKSTGRFNNYVRVAAELTNVGDGLPAKSDVKYQGVLVGSVNDLTPSQRGKPNVVHIDLKPNLAHTIPRSVTARVVPSNVFAVSSVELVDHGPGAAITDGTVIPEETELPTVLFQTTISKLRDILLANGRGRDDDSVGIFAVIAAATEGRRATLLNAAGQLTRIIDQLNDIVATDTGPSTLSALLDATKGLQTTAPELVDALHQAIKPMQTLAEKREQLQTLLNAGLHTTGTVRQSLDNQTDRMIDITTKLTPVVGVLAQNSVHFLPIASRLKVFSDKFFNEVWDPEKDVVNIRGVLSFTPSTMYTRADCPQYGELKGPSCFTAPELVVRPDLPETLLPQNYKPPPDLAPPPGTEVGPDGNLIVTGPPLYNPHPNLQDPNPPLPWWQPNPSPRIPGTVDPGDTEPPPGSPGAPAPAATAPASFGGAVGPVGSKVEREQLGMITGGQANSSTQLLLGPVARGTKPVVAQQASAGGAR, from the coding sequence GTGCCGAACTCCTTTGAGACCGACGGCCGGGGCCCCTCGGACCGACAACTACTCCTGTGTGGCGTAGCCATCGCCGTGGTGGCCGCCCTGGTCGGCACCGCCTTGATCATCAAGTCAACCGGCCGGTTCAACAACTACGTGCGCGTGGCCGCCGAACTCACCAACGTCGGCGACGGCCTGCCCGCCAAGTCCGACGTCAAATACCAGGGCGTGCTGGTTGGCTCGGTGAACGATCTGACCCCTTCGCAGCGCGGCAAGCCGAATGTCGTTCATATCGATCTGAAGCCCAATCTGGCGCATACGATTCCGCGATCGGTCACCGCCAGGGTGGTTCCCAGTAACGTGTTCGCCGTCTCCTCGGTGGAGCTGGTCGATCATGGTCCGGGCGCCGCGATCACCGACGGAACCGTGATCCCCGAAGAAACCGAGCTGCCGACGGTGCTGTTCCAGACCACCATCAGCAAGCTGCGCGACATCTTGCTGGCCAACGGGCGCGGTCGCGATGACGATTCGGTGGGTATCTTCGCCGTCATCGCGGCGGCGACCGAGGGTCGCCGTGCCACCCTCCTGAATGCGGCCGGGCAGTTGACTCGAATCATCGATCAGCTCAATGACATCGTGGCCACCGATACGGGTCCCTCGACCCTCTCCGCGCTCCTGGACGCGACCAAGGGATTGCAAACGACGGCACCCGAGCTTGTCGATGCGCTGCATCAGGCCATCAAGCCCATGCAGACCCTGGCTGAAAAGCGTGAGCAATTGCAGACTCTGCTCAACGCGGGGCTGCACACCACGGGAACCGTTCGGCAATCGTTGGACAATCAGACGGACCGGATGATCGACATCACGACCAAGCTCACGCCCGTCGTGGGCGTGCTCGCCCAGAATTCGGTGCACTTCTTGCCGATCGCGAGCCGGCTCAAGGTGTTCTCCGACAAGTTCTTCAACGAGGTGTGGGATCCGGAGAAGGACGTCGTCAACATCCGAGGAGTTCTCTCCTTCACGCCGTCGACGATGTACACCCGCGCCGATTGCCCGCAGTACGGAGAGTTGAAGGGCCCGAGCTGCTTCACCGCCCCCGAGTTGGTGGTACGGCCCGACCTTCCCGAAACGTTGCTTCCGCAGAACTACAAGCCACCGCCCGATCTGGCGCCGCCACCGGGAACAGAGGTCGGGCCGGATGGGAATCTGATCGTCACCGGGCCGCCTTTGTACAACCCGCACCCGAATCTGCAGGACCCCAATCCTCCGTTGCCGTGGTGGCAGCCCAACCCGTCTCCGCGGATTCCGGGCACGGTCGACCCCGGTGACACCGAACCACCCCCCGGAAGTCCGGGCGCCCCCGCCCCAGCGGCCACGGCGCCGGCCTCGTTCGGTGGGGCCGTTGGTCCCGTGGGCAGCAAGGTCGAACGTGAGCAGCTGGGCATGATCACCGGTGGCCAGGCGAACTCATCCACGCAGCTTCTGCTCGGTCCCGTCGCCAGGGGCACCAAACCCGTTGTAGCTCAGCAGGCCTCGGCAGGGGGTGCGCGATGA
- the fadD5 gene encoding fatty-acid--CoA ligase FadD5, translating to MTDMIDAITQSAGLDQPYRARRQNWCNQLARHALMQPNATAIRYLGRSISWGELSQRVQSLADALARRGVGSGDRVLILMLNRPEYVESWLAINELGAIAIPVNFRMTPPEIAFLVQDSGAKVAITETVLAPVAAAVRQQVAALETVIVAGSESEDGALGYEEVVAEEGEAHPEVDLPGDTPALIMYTSGTTGRPKGAVLTHLNLSGQAMTYLLSTTVDLNTDVGFIGVPMFHIAGVGNMITGLLLGLPTVIHPLGAFDPGALLDVLEAEGVTGIFLVPAQWQAVCAAQRANPRKVKLKTLSWGAAPASDVLLRTMSETFPDARILAAFGQTEMSPVTCMLMGEDAIRKMGSVGRVIPTVSARVVDDNMNDVPVGEVGEIVYRAPTLMQGYWNNPAATAEAFEGGWFHSGDLVRQDADGFVWVVDRKKDMIISGGENIYCAEVENVLAEHELITEVAVIGRPHEKWGEVPVAVAAIHGEGLTIGELDVFLTERLARYKHPKDLVVVDALPRNPSGKVLKTELRQRYGTEA from the coding sequence GTGACCGACATGATCGACGCAATCACCCAGTCCGCCGGACTCGACCAGCCGTACCGCGCGCGGCGGCAGAACTGGTGTAACCAGCTGGCGCGGCACGCACTCATGCAACCCAATGCCACCGCCATCCGCTATCTGGGCCGCAGCATCTCCTGGGGTGAACTGAGTCAGCGTGTGCAATCCCTGGCCGACGCGCTCGCCCGGCGCGGCGTCGGATCCGGGGACCGCGTACTGATTCTCATGCTCAACCGCCCGGAGTATGTCGAATCATGGCTTGCCATCAACGAACTCGGTGCCATCGCGATCCCGGTGAACTTCCGCATGACCCCGCCCGAGATCGCGTTCCTGGTCCAGGACAGCGGGGCCAAGGTGGCGATCACGGAGACGGTGCTGGCGCCGGTGGCCGCCGCGGTGCGTCAGCAGGTGGCGGCCTTGGAGACGGTCATCGTCGCCGGTTCGGAGTCGGAGGACGGTGCGCTCGGATACGAGGAGGTCGTCGCCGAGGAAGGCGAAGCACACCCCGAGGTGGATCTACCCGGCGATACCCCGGCGCTCATCATGTACACCTCCGGAACGACCGGCCGACCCAAAGGCGCGGTGCTGACCCACCTCAACCTTTCGGGCCAGGCGATGACCTATCTGCTGAGCACCACCGTCGACCTGAATACGGATGTGGGATTCATCGGTGTGCCCATGTTCCACATCGCGGGTGTGGGCAACATGATCACGGGGTTGCTGCTGGGACTGCCTACGGTCATCCATCCGCTCGGGGCTTTCGATCCCGGTGCTCTGCTGGATGTGCTGGAGGCCGAGGGAGTCACCGGGATCTTCCTGGTTCCGGCGCAGTGGCAGGCGGTCTGCGCTGCACAACGAGCAAACCCGCGCAAAGTGAAGCTCAAAACCCTGTCCTGGGGCGCCGCTCCGGCCAGCGATGTGTTGCTGAGGACGATGTCCGAGACGTTCCCCGATGCCCGGATCCTGGCCGCGTTCGGGCAGACCGAGATGTCGCCGGTGACCTGCATGCTCATGGGGGAGGACGCAATCCGAAAGATGGGCTCTGTCGGACGGGTGATTCCCACGGTTTCGGCGCGGGTTGTCGACGACAACATGAATGATGTACCGGTCGGCGAGGTGGGAGAGATCGTGTACCGGGCGCCCACCTTGATGCAGGGCTATTGGAACAACCCGGCGGCTACCGCAGAGGCCTTCGAGGGTGGCTGGTTTCACTCGGGGGACCTGGTGCGCCAGGACGCAGATGGTTTCGTGTGGGTAGTGGACCGTAAGAAAGACATGATCATCTCCGGTGGAGAGAACATCTACTGCGCGGAGGTGGAGAACGTGCTTGCTGAGCACGAGTTGATCACCGAGGTTGCGGTGATCGGCAGGCCCCACGAGAAGTGGGGGGAGGTGCCGGTCGCGGTGGCGGCTATCCACGGCGAGGGATTGACCATCGGCGAACTCGACGTCTTCCTCACCGAACGACTGGCGCGGTACAAGCATCCCAAGGACCTCGTGGTCGTGGATGCGCTGCCGCGCAATCCGTCGGGGAAGGTGCTCAAGACCGAGCTGCGGCAGCGATACGGCACCGAGGCGTAA
- a CDS encoding enoyl-CoA hydratase: MSSDEPVGAPDVSVDDGIMRITFTRPDRMNALNGPATAGLIEALESVAGREEVRVVVISGGAAGNAFTAGADVAELAAGSGELTPQQAAELTMDNAERLVRAVLNCPVPTIAEVTGAAAGIGASVGLACDLIYAADKAFFLLAFANIGLMPDGGSSALVSASIGRVKANAMALLAQPLNAADAFAAGLINEVLPGDQLRGRVDKSARRLARGSRRAMQLTKQAMNSVSLKLFDEAIAREREGQIELLTSPDAQEGFAAFLEGRRPNFS, translated from the coding sequence TTGAGTTCCGATGAACCTGTCGGCGCACCCGATGTATCCGTCGACGACGGCATCATGCGAATCACGTTCACCAGGCCCGATCGGATGAATGCGCTCAACGGGCCGGCCACGGCGGGCCTGATCGAAGCGCTGGAGTCTGTCGCCGGGCGTGAGGAAGTGCGTGTCGTCGTCATCAGCGGTGGCGCGGCGGGCAATGCCTTCACAGCGGGTGCCGATGTGGCCGAGCTGGCGGCGGGCTCCGGCGAGCTGACCCCGCAGCAGGCGGCCGAACTGACGATGGATAACGCCGAGCGCCTGGTGCGCGCGGTGCTGAATTGCCCGGTACCCACCATCGCGGAGGTCACAGGCGCGGCCGCCGGCATCGGCGCCTCGGTGGGGTTGGCGTGCGACCTGATCTACGCGGCGGACAAGGCCTTCTTCCTGCTGGCCTTCGCGAACATCGGGCTGATGCCCGATGGCGGATCGAGTGCGCTGGTATCGGCCTCGATCGGCCGCGTGAAGGCCAACGCCATGGCGCTGTTGGCCCAACCTCTCAACGCCGCAGACGCTTTCGCGGCCGGGCTGATCAACGAGGTGTTGCCCGGAGACCAGTTACGCGGGCGCGTCGATAAGTCGGCGCGCAGGCTGGCTCGCGGCTCGAGGCGTGCAATGCAGCTGACCAAGCAAGCCATGAACTCGGTGTCGCTCAAGCTGTTCGACGAGGCCATCGCCCGTGAGCGGGAGGGGCAAATCGAGCTGTTGACCTCGCCCGATGCCCAGGAAGGCTTCGCCGCGTTCCTTGAGGGCCGACGCCCCAACTTCAGTTAG
- a CDS encoding SRPBCC family protein, whose amino-acid sequence MPVVSQTVEVAAPPQVIVSIVTNYEAYPEWNKEITSVEILNRLPDGRPHIVRLKVEMTGMSTTNVAEIAYLNAAQVATRLLESDIFEKQEQTFSIVPMGPTCLLTVDMDVETKLPIPKPMVKKLANQVLEHLAEGLKGRAEAIASGQLQPSAPVEPVLPPGPHPGAV is encoded by the coding sequence ATGCCAGTCGTCAGTCAGACCGTCGAGGTGGCCGCGCCGCCGCAGGTGATCGTCTCCATCGTTACCAACTACGAGGCCTACCCCGAGTGGAACAAGGAGATCACCAGCGTCGAGATCCTGAACCGTCTTCCGGATGGACGCCCCCACATCGTGCGGCTGAAGGTGGAGATGACGGGCATGTCGACGACCAACGTCGCCGAGATCGCGTATCTCAACGCCGCCCAGGTGGCGACGCGCCTGCTGGAGAGTGACATCTTCGAGAAGCAGGAACAGACGTTTTCGATCGTCCCGATGGGGCCGACATGCCTGCTCACTGTTGATATGGATGTCGAGACCAAGCTGCCGATCCCGAAGCCGATGGTCAAGAAGCTCGCCAATCAGGTCCTCGAACATTTGGCCGAGGGTCTGAAGGGTCGTGCCGAAGCCATCGCCTCCGGTCAGCTGCAGCCGTCCGCGCCGGTCGAGCCGGTGTTACCCCCCGGACCACATCCCGGCGCCGTCTAG
- a CDS encoding MlaD family protein codes for MINTVANTVVDAVKMGHRNRFWLSGLALLATLLVACAYLLVGALRARAFASTYEVSIELPESGGLIPDQDVALRGMRIGRVDSVTPSPRGPVAQIHIESGVKIPVGTPVRVSGLSPAGEQYVDFAPVTTAGPYLGNGSVIARGQATVPVSLSRLLADADGALAQADTKKLEIIKKELHLSREAPRKMTDIIDGGVFLLSTLDSVLPETVSVLKNSRVTLSSFADMNKGLVTTTQGLNRSLNGVARMDGGFRTLIDRVPGPLATTDAVIADNSDNMAQLLGNLTTVAQLSYVRVPALNALFPSYRGSVIEAVGNTFYDHGVWAVADIYPRYTCDYGYPRTAVSAADYPEPFLYAGYCRDDDPAVLVRGAKNAPRPADDDTASPPMGADLGKVADPTPKGRFTIPTPYGGPTLPIDPPK; via the coding sequence ATGATCAACACAGTGGCGAACACGGTCGTGGATGCCGTGAAGATGGGGCATCGCAACCGTTTCTGGCTGTCCGGGCTGGCTCTCTTGGCCACTTTGCTGGTGGCGTGCGCCTATCTGCTGGTAGGGGCGCTGCGCGCCAGGGCCTTTGCGTCCACCTACGAGGTATCGATCGAGCTGCCCGAGTCCGGCGGGTTGATCCCCGACCAGGATGTGGCCTTGCGCGGCATGCGGATCGGCCGTGTCGACTCGGTCACGCCGTCACCTCGTGGGCCGGTCGCTCAGATTCATATCGAATCCGGGGTGAAGATTCCGGTGGGGACTCCGGTGCGAGTGTCCGGCCTGTCTCCGGCGGGTGAGCAGTATGTCGACTTCGCGCCCGTGACGACCGCCGGCCCGTACTTGGGCAACGGCAGCGTGATCGCGCGCGGCCAGGCCACGGTGCCGGTATCACTGTCGCGATTGCTCGCCGATGCCGATGGTGCACTCGCGCAGGCGGATACGAAGAAGCTGGAGATCATCAAGAAGGAGCTTCATCTCTCGCGTGAGGCGCCACGCAAGATGACCGACATCATCGACGGAGGCGTGTTCCTGCTGTCGACGTTGGACTCCGTGCTCCCGGAGACGGTGAGTGTTCTCAAGAACAGTCGCGTCACGTTGTCTTCGTTCGCGGATATGAACAAGGGCCTTGTCACCACCACGCAGGGACTGAACCGGTCTCTGAACGGCGTGGCACGGATGGACGGCGGTTTCCGCACGTTGATCGACAGGGTCCCCGGACCGCTGGCCACTACCGATGCGGTGATCGCCGACAACTCGGACAATATGGCGCAACTCCTGGGGAACCTCACCACGGTGGCGCAGTTGTCTTACGTCCGTGTGCCGGCGCTCAACGCCCTGTTTCCCTCCTACCGGGGATCGGTGATCGAGGCGGTGGGCAACACCTTCTACGACCATGGTGTGTGGGCTGTTGCCGACATCTACCCCCGCTATACCTGTGACTACGGGTATCCGCGGACCGCGGTGTCGGCCGCCGATTACCCGGAGCCATTCCTGTACGCGGGCTATTGCCGCGATGACGATCCCGCGGTGCTGGTACGCGGTGCCAAGAATGCCCCTCGGCCGGCCGACGACGACACTGCCAGCCCGCCCATGGGGGCGGATCTCGGCAAGGTTGCCGATCCAACTCCGAAGGGACGCTTCACGATTCCCACGCCTTATGGTGGGCCCACGCTTCCGATCGATCCGCCGAAGTAG